In Methylocystis echinoides, one genomic interval encodes:
- a CDS encoding redoxin family protein codes for MTASADAPKKVEWFATRRSLVLGAMGVMGLGAGGAVVEHVWKKKDMTARLFNPFSLARFELPPVEGLLDASGKPLPGLSSADLAGKRCLLNFWASWCPTCRDEHKHLMALAKRNLAPIYGVDVKDPPARARYFLAKYGNPFAAVGADTETYVQRALGARGVPATFVIGPGPIIEWSTYEGLTEAVVDREIAPRLGRGPSLPAGGERG; via the coding sequence ATGACCGCCTCCGCAGACGCGCCCAAGAAGGTCGAATGGTTCGCCACAAGGCGCAGCCTTGTTCTGGGAGCGATGGGCGTCATGGGCTTGGGCGCCGGCGGCGCGGTCGTCGAACATGTCTGGAAGAAGAAGGACATGACGGCGCGGCTCTTCAACCCGTTCTCGCTCGCGCGTTTCGAACTGCCGCCGGTCGAGGGCTTGCTGGACGCCAGCGGCAAACCGCTGCCGGGCCTCTCAAGCGCCGATCTCGCCGGCAAGCGCTGCCTTTTGAACTTCTGGGCGTCCTGGTGCCCGACCTGCCGGGACGAGCACAAGCATCTCATGGCGCTGGCGAAGCGCAATCTCGCCCCAATCTACGGGGTGGACGTCAAGGACCCGCCGGCGCGCGCCCGTTATTTTCTCGCGAAATACGGCAATCCCTTCGCCGCGGTCGGGGCGGATACGGAGACCTATGTTCAGCGCGCGCTGGGCGCGCGCGGCGTGCCCGCGACCTTTGTGATCGGGCCCGGACCCATCATAGAATGGTCAACCTACGAAGGGCTGACGGAGGCGGTGGTCGACAGGGAAATTGCGCCGCGACTGGGGCGCGGCCCCTCTCTCCCCGCCGGCGGGGAGAGAGGATAA
- a CDS encoding alpha/beta hydrolase has product MPEVIFTGPAGRLEGRFHQSATRGAPIAIILHPHPQFGGTMNNQIVYHLYYAFAERGFSVLRFNFRGVGRSQGAFDHGSGELSDAAAALDWAQAVNPEARACWIAGVSFGSWIGMQLLMRRPEIEGFVSVAPPANRFDFSFLAPCPSSGLFIHGDQDRVAPLKEVTGLIEKLKTQKGIVIEHAVVEGANHFFENKVEPLIAHVDAYLDRRLGNPPRIQIPARGD; this is encoded by the coding sequence ATGCCCGAAGTCATCTTCACCGGTCCGGCCGGCAGGCTCGAAGGCCGCTTCCATCAGTCCGCCACGCGGGGCGCGCCGATTGCGATCATCCTGCACCCGCATCCGCAGTTCGGCGGGACGATGAACAATCAGATTGTCTATCATCTCTACTATGCCTTCGCGGAGCGCGGCTTTTCGGTGCTGCGGTTCAACTTCCGCGGCGTTGGTCGATCGCAGGGCGCCTTCGACCATGGTTCCGGCGAATTATCGGACGCCGCCGCCGCGCTCGATTGGGCGCAGGCGGTGAACCCCGAAGCGCGCGCCTGCTGGATCGCCGGCGTCTCCTTCGGCTCGTGGATCGGCATGCAGCTTCTCATGCGCCGGCCGGAGATCGAGGGCTTCGTCTCGGTCGCGCCGCCGGCGAATCGGTTCGACTTCTCCTTCCTCGCCCCCTGCCCGTCGTCGGGCCTGTTCATCCACGGCGATCAGGACCGCGTCGCGCCGCTGAAGGAAGTGACCGGGCTGATCGAGAAGCTCAAGACGCAGAAGGGCATCGTCATCGAGCACGCGGTCGTCGAGGGCGCGAACCACTTCTTCGAGAACAAGGTCGAGCCGCTGATCGCCCATGTCGACGCCTATCTCGACAGGCGGCTGGGCAATCCGCCGCGGATCCAGATCCCCGCGCGCGGCGATTGA
- a CDS encoding aminotransferase class V-fold PLP-dependent enzyme, protein MSSNRIYLDHNATSPLRPEARAAMLAAMEGPGNASAVHAEGRAAKGVLEQARATIAKGLGTAARNVTFTSGATEAATLVLSPMLHRGKEGGPIEVALLGAGEHPAVLQGGRFAAGAIERVAFTPEGALSLPALEAALARHAGRRLMLALQAVNNETGVIQPVREAAARVHAAGGLVVCDATQAIGRIETTFTTTQSDFLFFSSHKLGGPAGAGALAAAQDDLHIGETLLRGGGQEFGRRAGTENVPAIAGFAAAFEAALTSREAETARLGPLRDRLEERVAAIAPQARFFGRGSPRAACVSAFAIPGMPAHTLLMALDLSGVAVSSGSACSSGKVRESHVLAAMGAQEKEALRVSLGWSTRDEDVKQFGMVLAEVVDRIRSRRSVA, encoded by the coding sequence ATGTCAAGCAATCGAATCTACCTCGACCATAACGCCACCTCGCCGCTGCGCCCCGAGGCGCGGGCGGCGATGCTGGCGGCGATGGAGGGGCCGGGCAACGCCTCCGCCGTTCACGCCGAGGGGCGGGCGGCGAAAGGGGTTCTGGAGCAGGCGCGCGCGACGATCGCCAAGGGCCTCGGGACCGCGGCGCGCAATGTGACCTTCACCAGCGGCGCGACGGAGGCCGCGACTCTCGTTCTCTCGCCGATGTTGCATCGCGGTAAGGAAGGAGGCCCGATCGAGGTCGCGCTGCTCGGGGCGGGGGAGCACCCGGCGGTGTTGCAGGGGGGACGGTTCGCGGCCGGCGCAATCGAGCGCGTCGCGTTCACGCCTGAAGGCGCCCTGTCTCTGCCGGCGCTCGAGGCGGCGCTGGCGCGCCATGCCGGCAGGCGACTCATGCTCGCGCTTCAGGCGGTAAACAATGAAACGGGCGTCATTCAGCCGGTTCGCGAGGCGGCCGCGCGGGTCCATGCCGCGGGCGGGCTCGTCGTCTGCGACGCCACCCAGGCGATTGGCCGAATCGAGACGACATTCACGACAACCCAATCCGATTTCTTGTTCTTTTCCTCACACAAGCTCGGCGGTCCCGCCGGGGCGGGGGCGCTTGCGGCGGCGCAAGATGATCTCCACATAGGAGAAACGCTGCTGCGCGGCGGAGGACAGGAGTTCGGCCGGCGCGCTGGGACTGAGAACGTCCCCGCAATCGCCGGATTCGCGGCGGCTTTCGAGGCTGCGCTGACGTCGCGGGAGGCGGAAACCGCGAGGCTCGGGCCGCTGCGCGACCGTTTGGAAGAGCGCGTCGCCGCAATCGCCCCGCAGGCGCGCTTCTTCGGACGCGGGTCGCCGCGAGCGGCTTGCGTCTCGGCCTTCGCGATACCGGGCATGCCGGCACATACGTTGTTGATGGCGCTCGATCTTTCCGGCGTCGCCGTGTCGAGCGGCTCGGCCTGCTCGTCGGGCAAGGTGCGCGAGTCGCATGTGCTCGCCGCGATGGGGGCGCAAGAAAAAGAGGCGTTGCGCGTCAGTCTGGGTTGGTCTACGCGCGACGAGGATGTAAAACAGTTTGGAATGGTTCTTGCGGAAGTCGTGGACCGTATCAGGTCGCGGCGTTCCGTCGCCTGA
- the sufB gene encoding Fe-S cluster assembly protein SufB produces the protein MAARQETVARVEEIDVDAYKYGFTTDIESEKAPKGLSEEIVRFISAKKNEPEWLTEWRLEAYRRWLTMREPNWARVNYPPIDYQDLYYYAAPKSTPGPKSLDEVDPELLRTYEKLGIPLREQEILAGVETRKVAVDAVFDSVSVATTFKEELAKAGVIFCPISEAVQTHPELVRKYLGSVVPVTDNFYATLNSAVFSDGSFVYVPKGVRCPMELSTYFRINEQKTGQFERTLIIADEGSYVSYLEGCTAPKRDENQLHAAVVELVALDDAEIKYSTVQNWYPGDSEGRGGIYNFVTKRGDCRGRNSHISWTQVETGSAITWKYPSCILRGDGSQGEFYSIAVSNGHQQVDSGTKMIHLGRNTKSRIVSKGISAGKSQNTYRGQVSAHRKAEGARNFTQCDSLLIGHDCGAHTVPYIESKNPSAQFEHEATTSKISEDQLFYAMQRGLSAEEATALIVNGFVRDVLQQLPMEFAVEAQKLISISLEGSVG, from the coding sequence ATGGCGGCTCGTCAGGAGACCGTTGCGCGCGTCGAGGAAATCGACGTCGACGCTTATAAGTATGGGTTTACGACCGATATCGAGTCGGAGAAGGCGCCCAAGGGCCTGAGCGAAGAGATTGTTCGCTTCATCTCCGCCAAGAAGAACGAACCCGAGTGGCTGACCGAATGGCGCCTCGAGGCTTACCGCCGCTGGCTGACCATGCGCGAGCCCAACTGGGCGCGAGTCAACTATCCGCCAATCGATTACCAGGACCTCTACTATTACGCGGCGCCGAAATCGACGCCGGGTCCGAAGTCGCTCGACGAGGTCGATCCCGAACTGTTGCGCACCTATGAGAAGCTCGGCATTCCGTTGCGCGAGCAGGAGATTCTCGCCGGCGTCGAGACGCGCAAAGTGGCGGTCGACGCGGTGTTCGACTCCGTCTCGGTGGCGACGACGTTCAAGGAGGAGCTGGCTAAGGCGGGCGTGATCTTCTGCCCGATCTCGGAGGCCGTGCAGACGCATCCCGAGCTGGTGCGCAAATATCTCGGCTCGGTCGTCCCGGTGACCGATAATTTCTACGCGACGCTGAACAGCGCCGTCTTCTCCGACGGCTCCTTCGTCTATGTGCCGAAGGGCGTGCGCTGTCCGATGGAGCTCTCCACCTACTTCCGCATCAATGAGCAGAAGACGGGGCAGTTCGAGCGCACGCTGATCATCGCCGACGAAGGCTCCTATGTGAGCTATCTCGAAGGCTGCACGGCGCCCAAGCGCGACGAGAACCAGTTGCACGCCGCCGTCGTGGAGCTGGTCGCGCTCGACGACGCGGAAATCAAATATTCGACCGTGCAGAACTGGTATCCGGGCGACAGCGAGGGCAGGGGCGGCATCTATAATTTCGTCACCAAGCGCGGCGACTGCCGCGGGCGCAATTCGCACATCTCCTGGACGCAGGTGGAGACGGGCTCGGCGATCACCTGGAAATATCCGTCCTGCATTCTGCGCGGCGACGGCTCGCAGGGCGAGTTCTATTCCATCGCCGTGTCGAACGGCCATCAGCAGGTCGACAGCGGCACAAAGATGATCCACCTCGGCCGCAATACGAAGAGCCGCATCGTCTCCAAAGGCATTTCGGCCGGCAAGTCGCAGAACACCTATCGCGGGCAGGTCTCGGCGCATCGCAAGGCGGAAGGCGCGCGCAACTTCACCCAATGCGACAGTCTGCTGATCGGCCACGACTGCGGCGCGCATACTGTCCCCTACATCGAGTCGAAGAATCCGAGCGCGCAGTTCGAGCACGAGGCGACGACCTCGAAGATTTCCGAGGATCAGCTCTTCTACGCGATGCAGCGCGGGCTGTCGGCGGAAGAGGCGACGGCGCTGATCGTCAACGGCTTCGTGCGCGACGTGCTGCAGCAATTGCCGATGGAGTTCGCGGTCGAGGCGCAGAAGCTGATCTCGATCTCGCTCGAGGGGAGCGTGGGTTGA
- a CDS encoding nucleotidyltransferase domain-containing protein: protein MRVRPNHGVFSNEDAALAAIVARLRDALDPKEIWLFGSRARGDARPDSDFDLLVVAKRGGAFGSDDYELVDATLAGSGVGCDVVPCSAEDFDDGAELPTSFVSHIIGQGRKLYDASAP, encoded by the coding sequence ATGCGGGTGCGGCCGAACCACGGCGTTTTTTCGAACGAAGACGCAGCTCTCGCGGCGATTGTCGCTCGCCTGCGAGATGCGCTCGATCCGAAGGAAATCTGGCTTTTCGGCAGTCGGGCGCGTGGAGATGCGCGGCCCGATAGCGATTTCGACCTTCTCGTCGTGGCGAAACGCGGCGGCGCTTTCGGCTCGGACGATTACGAATTGGTCGATGCGACTCTGGCCGGTTCGGGCGTCGGTTGCGACGTGGTTCCGTGTTCCGCAGAAGACTTTGACGATGGCGCGGAACTTCCCACTTCGTTTGTTTCGCACATCATCGGCCAGGGAAGGAAGCTCTATGACGCCAGTGCGCCATGA
- a CDS encoding HEPN domain-containing protein has product MSAEAQRRRRIASFLSLAEEEFGAAGMLLARLPRQAAYFQQQCVEKLLRAVLEAEGVPVGPTHNIRQLADMLPPDHVLKARFLEFETLVPRQRGFVIRPPRARLHPHRAATRAGARNTLNG; this is encoded by the coding sequence ATGAGTGCAGAAGCGCAACGGCGGCGACGCATCGCTTCATTTCTCTCCCTCGCCGAGGAGGAGTTTGGAGCGGCAGGCATGCTGCTCGCAAGGTTGCCTCGGCAGGCGGCTTACTTTCAGCAACAATGCGTGGAGAAATTGCTGCGTGCTGTTCTGGAGGCGGAAGGCGTGCCCGTTGGCCCCACGCACAATATTCGTCAGCTTGCCGATATGCTGCCTCCAGATCACGTCCTGAAAGCGCGGTTTCTGGAGTTCGAGACGCTGGTTCCGCGGCAACGCGGTTTCGTTATCCGACCGCCTCGGGCGCGATTGCATCCCCACCGAGCGGCGACGCGTGCAGGCGCCAGGAACACATTGAACGGTTAA
- the sufC gene encoding Fe-S cluster assembly ATPase SufC, protein MLEIKNLHVSVGDREILKGLTLTVKDGEVAAIMGPNGTGKSTLSYVIAGREGYEITNGEVLLNGENILELEPHARAARGLFLAFQYPVEIPGVATMTFLKAAMNAQRRSRGEAELQTPDFMKRVRDAAAKLGVSQEMLRRPLNSGFSGGEKKRMEVLQMALLEPSVGILDETDSGLDIDALRVVSEGVNALRSPQRSFLVITHYQRLLDYIKPDTVHVMAKGVIQRSGGPELALELEERGYHEYLAEEAA, encoded by the coding sequence ATGCTCGAAATCAAAAACCTCCACGTTTCGGTCGGCGACCGAGAGATTCTCAAGGGCCTGACGCTCACCGTAAAGGACGGCGAGGTCGCCGCCATCATGGGACCGAACGGCACCGGCAAGTCGACGCTCTCCTATGTGATCGCCGGCCGCGAGGGCTATGAGATCACCAACGGCGAAGTGCTGCTCAATGGCGAGAACATCCTCGAGCTCGAACCGCATGCGCGCGCGGCGCGAGGGCTGTTTCTCGCTTTCCAATATCCGGTCGAAATCCCCGGCGTCGCCACCATGACTTTCCTCAAGGCGGCGATGAACGCCCAGCGCCGCTCGCGCGGCGAGGCGGAATTGCAGACGCCGGATTTCATGAAGCGCGTGCGTGACGCCGCGGCGAAGCTCGGCGTGTCGCAGGAGATGCTGCGCCGGCCGCTCAATTCCGGCTTCTCCGGCGGCGAGAAGAAGCGCATGGAAGTGCTGCAGATGGCGCTGCTCGAGCCTTCCGTCGGCATTCTCGACGAGACCGACTCCGGCCTCGACATCGACGCGCTGCGCGTCGTCTCGGAAGGCGTCAATGCGCTACGGTCGCCGCAGCGCTCCTTCCTCGTCATCACCCATTACCAGCGGCTGCTCGATTACATTAAGCCCGACACGGTGCATGTCATGGCCAAGGGCGTCATCCAGCGCTCGGGCGGGCCGGAGCTGGCGCTTGAACTCGAAGAGCGCGGCTATCACGAATATCTGGCCGAAGAGGCGGCGTAG